The Planococcus versutus genome contains the following window.
AACCTTAAAAACGCTTTTAGGGTGGTTTCTGTGCGTTTTAAGATGATTCAACATGCAAACAACAGCTGTCTTTTTCTAGGAACAGTTTTTTTGGGCTTGAAGTTGAAAGGTAACACTTTTGGTTCCATTTATTCCACCACCACCGTCTTGCGCGCGTATGCGTGTTGTTGGTGTTTTATATTACTTGTTTTAAATGTTTTAAGTGTTTTAGAGAAGGTCTGAGCCCTTGGTGCAACTGACTTTAATGAACCTAAACATCACACTTTTGATTCGAAACATCACACTTTTGATTCGAAACATCACACTTTTGATTCCTCAAACATCACACTTTTGATTCGAAACATCACACTTTTGATTCGAATTATCACAAGTCAATAATATGTGTTACCTGTTGTTTTTAAGAGGTTTAAAGGTTATTATTAAAACAATAAATATCGCACTATTTTTAAAAGTGATATTTAAATGCGAGGAGTGAAATGAATGGATTCAAATTATTTAGTTACACAGGGAAATCAATTGATTGAAGCTCGCCAAAAAAAACCACTAAGTACTAGAGAACAAAAAATTATTTTAACTATGGTTAGTATGATTGAGCCAACTGATGAAGACTTTAAAGACTATGTTATTTCCGTTCGAGAATTTCATGAAATGCTTGGATTAGAAGGACGAGAACATTATACGCAACTAAAGAAAATAGTAGAAGATTTGATGTCTAAAGTAGTGGAAATACCATCTAAAAATGATGGATGGGTAATGACCCACTGGGTGTCTAGAGCTGAATATGTAGATGGCTCTGGAACGATTAAACTTCGTTTTGCACCAGATCTTAAGCCTTACTTATTACAATTAAAAACAGCATTTACGTCTTATAAATTGAGTAACATTTTATCGTTGAAAAGTGGTTATTCTATTCGATTATATGAATTAATGAAAAAATGGCAGCACCTTGGCCGATGGGAGTATCCTGTTCAAGATTTGAAAGATAAGATTGGAATAGAAACTAATACTTACAAGCAATATGGCCACTTTAAATCTCGAGTTTTACAGCCTGCAGTTATAGAATTAAATAAAAAAACAGACCTTACTATAGAATTTAAAGAAATAAAAAAAGGGCGAAGCATCGAGAAGATTGAGTTTACTATCCGACATACTCCAGAAAAGGAAATTCAATTACCGAAAGACGAAAAGAAACAGGGAAAAGTTAAAAAACCCTCTAAATTTGAGCAAATACGCGCTCGATTAAACGAACAGACTGATGGTTATCGATTCGATACAGTATTCTTTGCACAGCTGCACCAAGGCGCGTCCCTTATCTGGAAAGAGGATGCCGAAAAGGAATTAGAATTCCTGATTCGCTACGTCAACGAAGAACAAAGCGTGAAAAATCCACTTGGATTCATCAAAGCCAAAATCACTTCGGCATGGGATGTTCATGAAGCAGGAGGGCACATTACGTTTGCGGATCTGCAGCCGATGAAAGAACGTCCAACCGGACGACAAGAAAGATTACCGGATTGGTTCACGTCTAGAGATCAACCTAAAGTCGCCGCCAAACCAAATCCTGAATTTGAAAAAGAGAAAGAAGAAACGCTCAAACGATTAGCCGCTAAAAAAAGAAAAGATACGTAAAATATGCTGCAGGCGTTCACGCCTTAAAAATCCGCCTTTGATTTTTCTGAAGACCAAAAATCAAAGGCGGATTTTTTTGTGGGTGCCTTTTCCTCTTTTTTAATTTGGTGAAGGTTCTTTTTTACATCCGAAGGCGACAAAGAGATGCCAGTCATCATCCCGATTTTGGGGTGGTGTATAACTGGGCACTGTCGGAATTTTTACCGCAGCGATCTTTTGTACTTGTCATTCTTTTTTCTAGCCATTTGTTTTCTGGATTTCCTTGAACAAGCAAAAACGAAAAGTTCAGCGAGAGTGCCCATTTATACGCAGTGATTTTTTTTCAAAAAATAACGACGTCCGCTGGATTTCCCGCAGGGGCTAAATCATCCAGAATAAACCATAGAAAACCGTCACTTAGGATTGATCTTTTTTATGTAAGCTTTACGCAACGAAGAATGAAAAAATAATGAAAAGTGAACCAACAATAAATATTGAACCTATAATTTTTCTTTTTTCTACCACATATTCCAGACCCATGAAGAAGAACATTAAAGATAGCCAAGCAAAAATAAAGTTCTCAAAAGGCTCAAAAGATGGATTAATTAATTTTAAAACCACTAAAATTAGCGTGATGATTGCTATCGAAATACTTACTTTACGTAACAAAAAATCCCCCCTAAAATTCTTAAGTGTATCGGCTCAAATAGTAACATAAAAAAATTTTACTTAATATTCTGTTTCTAATTCGAGTCTTAATTTTATCAACTTCGATCTTCTAGGTAGTTATAAAACTCCACTTTTTAAATC
Protein-coding sequences here:
- a CDS encoding replication initiation protein, which encodes MDSNYLVTQGNQLIEARQKKPLSTREQKIILTMVSMIEPTDEDFKDYVISVREFHEMLGLEGREHYTQLKKIVEDLMSKVVEIPSKNDGWVMTHWVSRAEYVDGSGTIKLRFAPDLKPYLLQLKTAFTSYKLSNILSLKSGYSIRLYELMKKWQHLGRWEYPVQDLKDKIGIETNTYKQYGHFKSRVLQPAVIELNKKTDLTIEFKEIKKGRSIEKIEFTIRHTPEKEIQLPKDEKKQGKVKKPSKFEQIRARLNEQTDGYRFDTVFFAQLHQGASLIWKEDAEKELEFLIRYVNEEQSVKNPLGFIKAKITSAWDVHEAGGHITFADLQPMKERPTGRQERLPDWFTSRDQPKVAAKPNPEFEKEKEETLKRLAAKKRKDT